One window from the genome of Commensalibacter oyaizuii encodes:
- a CDS encoding DUF2726 domain-containing protein yields the protein METFVGCFVFGILLGIYCGHVFYRKKSKRDKQYIAQLSQKILYLERKETKRLKNLENYRKKLSLNDQQISEQNLSDYQNQMRILQNCALKVKKPINREAVQYFYYLNEWIKQYHPNWYVSFEVSMGAFITTQGSDNNDETARDLAFRSYNSKRVDFLLIDHRGFPRCAIEYNGSGHDLSGNADERMQVKILVFKKVGIPLIELSEGMEKKQVFMRLNKLL from the coding sequence ATGGAAACATTTGTTGGTTGTTTTGTTTTTGGCATTTTGTTGGGCATTTATTGTGGCCACGTTTTTTATCGAAAAAAATCAAAACGAGATAAACAATATATAGCTCAATTATCTCAAAAAATTCTTTATTTAGAACGTAAAGAAACCAAGCGTTTAAAAAATCTTGAAAATTACAGGAAAAAATTATCCCTTAATGATCAACAGATCTCAGAACAAAATCTTAGTGATTATCAAAATCAAATGAGAATTCTTCAAAATTGTGCATTGAAAGTCAAAAAACCTATTAATCGCGAGGCTGTTCAATATTTCTATTATTTAAATGAATGGATTAAGCAGTACCATCCCAATTGGTATGTATCTTTCGAGGTTTCAATGGGGGCGTTTATTACAACGCAAGGATCCGATAATAATGACGAAACTGCTCGGGATTTAGCTTTTCGTTCTTATAACAGTAAACGTGTTGATTTTTTGTTGATTGATCATCGTGGGTTTCCCCGCTGCGCCATAGAATATAACGGATCAGGTCACGATTTATCAGGAAATGCTGATGAAAGAATGCAAGTCAAAATATTAGTGTTTAAAAAAGTTGGTATCCCATTAATTGAGTTATCGGAAGGAATGGAAAAAAAACAGGTATTTATGCGTTTAAATAAATTATTATAG
- a CDS encoding DMT family transporter, producing MSAQQFSPRGNSKFLIATCFGLLTILLWSSLAVMTTFASDIPRFQLMWFGFGESFVVGSIILALTGRLGEMIQPFSAWITAFCGIFFFHLFYFVGLAFAPPAKVTLLSYLWPTMLVVCIAFLSKKQFHIAYLLGALMGLGGTICLMPADQGSIITPMVLVGYGLGVLCAIVWTIYSIVNRRYASVPTGMLIGVCGGISLVAMSIHFVFEPTIIPKSSTEMLILLYLGCGPMGIAFLAWDYATKNANLSLMGSLSYLAPLLSTLWLVLAGKAPATIGLCIAVVLIVGGAIVATYPLKKVKGS from the coding sequence ATGTCTGCACAGCAATTTTCCCCAAGGGGAAATTCAAAATTTTTAATCGCTACTTGTTTTGGATTATTAACTATTTTGTTATGGTCCAGCTTGGCTGTTATGACAACTTTTGCTTCTGATATCCCTCGATTTCAATTAATGTGGTTTGGATTTGGGGAATCTTTTGTTGTTGGCAGTATCATTTTGGCGCTAACTGGGCGATTGGGTGAAATGATTCAGCCTTTTTCTGCTTGGATTACCGCTTTTTGTGGGATTTTCTTTTTTCATTTATTTTATTTTGTTGGATTGGCTTTTGCCCCACCAGCAAAAGTGACGTTGCTTTCATATTTATGGCCAACCATGTTGGTTGTTTGCATTGCTTTCCTCAGTAAAAAACAATTTCATATTGCTTATTTATTGGGGGCTTTGATGGGCTTAGGGGGGACGATTTGTTTAATGCCCGCCGATCAAGGTTCTATTATTACACCCATGGTTTTAGTGGGGTATGGCTTGGGTGTTTTATGTGCCATTGTTTGGACAATTTATTCGATTGTTAATCGTAGATACGCATCTGTTCCTACGGGTATGTTAATTGGGGTTTGCGGTGGCATATCTTTGGTGGCCATGAGCATTCATTTTGTATTTGAACCAACCATAATACCTAAATCTTCGACAGAAATGTTGATATTGTTATATCTAGGATGTGGCCCAATGGGAATAGCTTTTTTAGCATGGGATTATGCAACAAAAAATGCCAATCTCTCTTTGATGGGATCACTGTCTTATTTGGCGCCATTACTTTCTACTCTTTGGTTGGTTTTGGCAGGCAAGGCCCCTGCAACGATTGGATTATGTATTGCAGTCGTTTTAATAGTGGGGGGGGCGATTGTTGCGACCTATCCATTAAAAAAAGTAAAAGGATCATAG
- the lepA gene encoding translation elongation factor 4 → MTDTPLELIRNFSIIAHIDHGKSTLADRLIQACGALTQREMQAQVLDNMDIERERGITIKAQTVRLHYKAEDGKVYVLNLMDTPGHVDFAYEVSRSLAACEGSLLVVDASQGVEAQTLANVYQAIDAHHEIVPVLNKVDLPAADVEGTKNQIEEIIGIPADDAIGVSAKTGLNIEAVLDALVKRLPPPKGDVDAPLQALLVDSWYDTYLGVIILVRVKEGRIKKGMRIRMMFNGSTYNVEQVGVFTPHMREVDSLGAGEMGFINAAIKTVADCHVGDTITDDKKPAAKALEGFKPSVPVVWCGLYPMDADDFEKLRESLGKLQLNDASFHYEPETSAALGFGFRCGFLGLLHLEIIQERLSREFDLNLIATAPSVVYHLFKNDGSVEDLHNPADMPDATYIDRIEEPWIKASIMVPDEYLGAVLGLCTERRGQQIDLTYVGTRAMAIYRLPLNEVVFDFYDRLKSATRGYASFEYQMDGYEESDLVRISILVNQEPVDALAFVAHRSVAESRGRAICAKLKDLIPRQLFKIAIQAAIGGRVIARETIGALSKDVTAKCYGGDISRKRKLLEKQKEGKKRMRQFGKVEIPQSAFLAALKIDR, encoded by the coding sequence ATGACAGACACGCCTTTGGAACTTATTCGTAATTTTTCGATTATTGCCCATATTGATCATGGAAAATCAACACTTGCTGACCGTTTAATTCAGGCTTGTGGTGCATTGACGCAACGGGAAATGCAAGCACAAGTACTGGATAATATGGATATCGAACGTGAACGTGGAATCACGATTAAGGCGCAGACCGTTCGGTTACATTACAAGGCAGAAGACGGTAAAGTTTATGTTTTAAATTTGATGGACACTCCAGGCCATGTTGACTTTGCTTATGAAGTCAGCCGTTCGTTGGCAGCGTGTGAAGGCTCATTATTGGTGGTGGATGCTTCCCAAGGGGTTGAAGCACAAACCTTGGCCAATGTCTATCAGGCAATTGATGCACATCATGAAATTGTACCCGTATTAAACAAGGTTGATCTGCCTGCCGCTGACGTAGAAGGCACAAAAAATCAAATTGAAGAAATTATTGGTATTCCTGCCGATGATGCAATTGGCGTATCTGCTAAAACAGGATTGAATATAGAAGCTGTTTTGGATGCATTGGTTAAACGCTTGCCCCCACCTAAAGGTGATGTTGATGCCCCATTACAAGCGTTGCTGGTCGATAGTTGGTACGATACTTATTTAGGTGTGATTATTTTGGTGCGCGTTAAAGAGGGGCGTATTAAAAAAGGCATGCGCATCCGCATGATGTTTAATGGCAGTACTTATAACGTTGAACAAGTCGGTGTTTTTACCCCCCATATGCGTGAAGTTGACTCTTTGGGTGCTGGGGAAATGGGCTTTATCAATGCAGCGATCAAGACTGTTGCTGATTGTCATGTTGGGGATACCATCACCGATGATAAGAAACCTGCAGCCAAAGCTTTGGAAGGGTTTAAACCATCTGTTCCTGTCGTCTGGTGTGGGTTATATCCCATGGATGCAGACGATTTTGAAAAGCTACGTGAAAGTTTAGGTAAGTTACAACTCAACGATGCATCATTTCACTATGAACCTGAAACTTCAGCAGCCTTAGGATTTGGATTTAGATGCGGGTTCCTAGGTCTATTGCACTTGGAAATTATCCAAGAACGATTAAGTCGTGAATTCGATCTTAATCTGATCGCGACAGCCCCTTCAGTTGTGTATCATCTTTTTAAAAATGATGGCTCAGTTGAGGATTTGCATAATCCTGCTGATATGCCTGATGCAACCTATATCGATCGAATTGAAGAACCATGGATCAAAGCATCAATCATGGTGCCTGATGAATATTTAGGGGCTGTATTAGGATTATGCACAGAGCGACGTGGTCAGCAAATTGATTTAACGTATGTTGGAACGCGTGCCATGGCGATTTATCGTTTGCCACTGAACGAGGTTGTTTTTGATTTTTATGATCGTTTGAAATCAGCAACCCGTGGATATGCCAGCTTTGAATATCAAATGGACGGGTACGAGGAAAGCGATTTGGTTCGTATCAGTATTTTGGTCAATCAAGAACCTGTCGATGCACTGGCATTTGTTGCCCACCGCTCTGTAGCAGAGAGTAGGGGAAGGGCTATTTGTGCCAAGTTAAAAGATCTTATTCCTCGTCAACTTTTTAAAATTGCTATTCAAGCAGCAATTGGTGGTCGTGTGATTGCTCGTGAAACCATTGGTGCCTTGTCTAAGGATGTTACAGCAAAATGTTATGGTGGTGATATTTCACGTAAGCGAAAATTGTTGGAAAAGCAAAAAGAAGGTAAAAAACGGATGCGTCAATTTGGTAAGGTTGAGATTCCACAATCTGCTTTCCTTGCTGCGTTAAAGATTGATCGATAA